The Leucobacter rhizosphaerae genome includes a region encoding these proteins:
- a CDS encoding DUF3500 domain-containing protein produces the protein MSQRNDIDEFFSSDRTSARSESIELGSLSYREHLYPLQDEVLAPYRGMTYEEFTADRYSAPFLRSLLEYWKGLYDEPFVGLTTDGSPIEGLYGPADPEGTADPELLAAASHLLDLVSTDQRDDLCYPLDAPEWRGWSNPEFVFFRTGLRLEDLHPAIASAILDVVERSLSPEGFARVSEAMHLNAYLGELVDLPRIMNSESYWFALFGTPGSEAPWGWQLFGHHVALNFLTVGDREIVAPVFLGAEPALSEGARPPLFDAREQLAISLAESLDSSQRRDAIVFESVLDPLMPEGRLHPADERHVGGAFRDNRVVPYEGICADSLDDHQWDLVLRIVEDFHLLLRQEQREATMAEVRAHRAATYFSWYGATDGSQPFYFRVHSPVILAELDHHAGVWLSNRLPARFHVHTTLRLPNGNDYGKATLAAWEREHSEH, from the coding sequence ATGTCACAGCGGAATGACATTGACGAGTTCTTCTCGAGCGACCGCACGAGCGCTCGCTCTGAGAGCATCGAACTCGGATCGCTGAGTTATCGAGAGCACCTGTACCCGCTGCAGGATGAGGTGCTCGCCCCTTACCGGGGCATGACGTACGAGGAGTTCACCGCTGACAGATACTCGGCGCCGTTCCTCCGGTCCCTGCTCGAGTACTGGAAAGGTCTGTACGACGAGCCCTTCGTGGGCTTGACCACCGATGGATCGCCGATCGAGGGTCTCTACGGGCCCGCCGATCCGGAGGGGACCGCGGATCCCGAGCTGCTAGCGGCAGCATCGCACCTCCTGGATCTCGTGTCCACCGATCAGCGGGACGACCTCTGCTATCCACTCGATGCACCCGAGTGGCGCGGCTGGAGCAACCCCGAGTTCGTGTTCTTTCGCACGGGCCTGCGTCTGGAAGACCTGCATCCCGCGATCGCTTCAGCGATCCTGGACGTCGTCGAACGGTCGCTGAGCCCAGAAGGGTTCGCGCGCGTCAGCGAGGCGATGCACTTGAACGCCTACCTCGGGGAACTCGTCGACCTGCCTCGGATCATGAACAGCGAGAGTTACTGGTTCGCTCTGTTCGGCACTCCCGGGAGCGAGGCGCCCTGGGGCTGGCAATTGTTCGGGCATCACGTCGCACTGAACTTCCTCACCGTCGGAGATCGAGAGATCGTTGCACCCGTGTTCCTCGGAGCCGAGCCGGCGCTCTCGGAGGGAGCGCGGCCTCCGCTCTTCGATGCGCGTGAACAGCTCGCCATATCGCTCGCAGAATCACTCGATTCCAGCCAGCGGCGTGACGCGATCGTGTTCGAGTCGGTGCTCGATCCGCTCATGCCCGAGGGGCGGCTGCATCCGGCCGACGAACGCCACGTCGGAGGTGCCTTCCGGGACAACCGAGTGGTTCCGTACGAGGGGATCTGCGCGGATTCGCTCGATGATCATCAGTGGGACCTGGTGTTGCGCATTGTGGAGGACTTCCACCTCTTGCTCCGGCAGGAGCAGCGCGAGGCAACGATGGCCGAGGTGCGGGCGCATCGGGCAGCGACGTACTTCTCCTGGTACGGAGCGACCGACGGTTCACAACCGTTCTACTTCCGCGTGCACAGCCCGGTGATCCTCGCAGAGCTCGATCACCACGCCGGGGTCTGGCTGAGCAATCGGTTGCCCGCTCGATTCCACGTCCATACGACGCTGCGGCTGCCGAACGGTAACGATTACGGCAAGGCGACGCTGGCGGCATGGGAGCGGGAGCACTCGGAGCACTGA